The Streptococcaceae bacterium ESL0729 genome has a segment encoding these proteins:
- a CDS encoding metallophosphatase, translating to MEQIKILHINDLHSHFEKIPKIERFFRENSDDLTLAFDIGDNVDRSHPLTEATFGRANVDFLNRLNLTGATIGNNEGLSLEHDALNLLYEDANFPVILSNLKEEGKIPSWAQEKLIIETEAGMKIGILGLTYPYQRAYNPFGWEIEDPLLSLERMLENLDCDFVILLSHLGIKYDEEIASKYDIDLILGAHTHHVFEEGMEKNGTLIAAAGSYGEYIGQIILNFGDDKRLKSSEIIALPTNSLPARKSDLTTTNSWILKGERLLGARGDIILARDFPNTSPDYEASQFIGQIFAAYAEVPAAILNSGLVVYGLPQKLSPAELLKILPHSMRLVRFEVGGKRFKEILKELKEVSKLLKGQPIYGMGFRGKAFGELVFYGIEQDTNGNFLYKGKKIEDGLNYCFVMPDQYYFAKYFPSLKEGGQAEILFPKFLREVVYSYLREKNG from the coding sequence ATGGAGCAGATAAAAATTTTACACATTAATGATCTTCATTCGCACTTTGAAAAAATACCAAAAATTGAACGTTTTTTCAGAGAAAATAGCGATGATTTGACCTTAGCTTTTGATATTGGGGACAATGTGGACCGCAGTCATCCTCTGACTGAGGCAACTTTTGGTCGGGCCAATGTTGATTTTTTAAATCGTTTAAATCTTACTGGTGCAACAATTGGTAACAATGAAGGCTTAAGTCTTGAACATGATGCCCTAAATCTTCTTTATGAGGATGCTAATTTTCCAGTCATTCTCTCCAACCTCAAGGAGGAGGGGAAAATCCCTAGTTGGGCCCAGGAAAAATTGATTATCGAGACAGAAGCTGGTATGAAAATTGGCATTCTAGGCCTTACCTACCCCTATCAGAGGGCCTATAATCCCTTTGGTTGGGAGATTGAAGATCCCCTTTTATCCCTTGAGCGGATGCTTGAAAATCTTGACTGTGACTTTGTTATCCTCCTTAGTCATTTGGGAATAAAGTATGATGAGGAGATTGCCAGTAAGTATGATATTGACCTAATTCTTGGGGCACATACCCACCATGTCTTTGAAGAGGGGATGGAAAAAAATGGAACCTTAATTGCTGCGGCTGGAAGTTACGGGGAGTATATCGGCCAAATTATCTTGAATTTTGGCGATGACAAGAGGCTCAAATCATCTGAAATAATTGCCCTGCCAACCAACAGCTTGCCTGCAAGAAAATCTGATTTGACAACTACAAATTCTTGGATTTTAAAGGGCGAACGCTTGCTTGGAGCCCGCGGTGATATCATACTAGCTCGTGACTTTCCAAATACTAGCCCAGATTATGAAGCCAGTCAGTTTATTGGTCAAATTTTTGCTGCCTATGCAGAAGTTCCTGCGGCCATCTTGAATAGTGGCCTTGTTGTTTATGGTTTACCCCAGAAGCTAAGTCCAGCTGAACTCCTTAAAATTTTACCTCATTCTATGAGACTAGTTCGCTTTGAGGTAGGTGGAAAAAGATTTAAGGAGATTTTAAAGGAATTAAAGGAGGTCTCAAAATTACTTAAGGGCCAGCCCATATATGGCATGGGCTTTAGGGGTAAGGCCTTTGGTGAGCTTGTTTTTTATGGCATTGAGCAAGATACAAATGGAAATTTTCTATATAAGGGCAAAAAAATTGAGGATGGTCTGAATTACTGCTTTGTCATGCCAGACCAGTATTATTTTGCCAAATATTTTCCCAGCCTAAAAGAGGGTGGTCAAGCAGAGATTTTATTTCCAAAATTTTTAAGGGAAGTTGTTTACAGCTATTTGAGGGAGAAAAATGGATAA
- a CDS encoding BlaI/MecI/CopY family transcriptional regulator, producing the protein MQKINPKELEILDILWNKDIPMTSKDILEAEPVLVMSTIQSTLKKLLKKELVVVDGITYSGTVLTRTYVPTISQEEFVLRQYKGLDATKLVSLVLENVSDRAAKTAEIKEIIS; encoded by the coding sequence ATGCAAAAAATTAATCCTAAAGAATTAGAAATCCTAGACATCCTTTGGAACAAAGATATTCCAATGACTTCAAAAGACATCCTTGAAGCTGAGCCCGTTCTTGTTATGAGTACTATCCAAAGCACTCTTAAAAAACTTCTTAAAAAGGAACTTGTTGTAGTTGATGGAATCACTTACTCAGGTACTGTACTTACTCGTACTTATGTTCCAACTATCTCTCAAGAAGAGTTTGTTCTTCGTCAATACAAGGGACTTGATGCTACTAAACTTGTATCACTTGTTCTTGAAAACGTTAGCGACCGTGCCGCTAAAACTGCAGAAATCAAAGAAATTATTAGCTAA
- a CDS encoding PDZ domain-containing protein, protein MTKEKKKDSLVQKEEKVSLFSSIHVKIFLVGLLALIVMLVPIPGYYVELPGTTENLSSMVKIDGKSVDKADGSFNLTTVAIGRANLLSVIKSRFTSFVSIYTSKELMGDSSDEDYNRMNLFYMENAQNTAIYEAFKLADKPFDLKYMGVYVLEVTDDSTFKNVLHVADTLTQVDGKNFESSKDLIAYVGQKSIGDQVEISFLDSGVDKKAEGKIIKLSNGKNGIGISLVDKTEVKSSPEVTINAGSIGGPSAGLMFTLEIYEQLTAEDLRHGQKIAGTGTIEHDGVVGRIGGIDKKIATASKNGAKIFFAPDDEITDDMKKADPTIKSNYEEALAAAKKLKTDMKIIPVKNVSDALTYLRENK, encoded by the coding sequence ATGACTAAAGAGAAAAAGAAGGATTCCTTAGTGCAAAAAGAGGAAAAAGTCAGCCTTTTTTCATCCATTCATGTAAAAATATTTTTGGTGGGCCTTTTGGCCTTAATTGTTATGCTGGTACCCATTCCAGGTTACTATGTGGAGCTTCCAGGAACAACGGAAAATCTTTCTTCCATGGTCAAAATTGATGGAAAATCTGTGGATAAGGCAGATGGAAGCTTTAATCTAACCACTGTTGCCATTGGTCGGGCCAATCTTTTGAGTGTTATCAAGTCAAGGTTTACAAGCTTTGTAAGCATTTATACCTCAAAAGAGTTGATGGGAGACTCAAGTGATGAGGATTACAACCGAATGAATCTTTTTTACATGGAGAATGCCCAAAATACTGCCATTTATGAGGCCTTTAAACTGGCTGATAAACCCTTTGACCTTAAGTATATGGGGGTTTACGTCTTAGAGGTTACAGATGATTCGACCTTTAAAAATGTCCTTCATGTTGCAGATACCCTAACCCAGGTTGATGGTAAAAATTTTGAGTCTTCTAAAGATTTGATTGCCTATGTTGGCCAAAAATCCATTGGAGATCAGGTTGAAATAAGCTTTTTGGATAGTGGAGTTGACAAGAAGGCTGAGGGTAAAATCATCAAACTCAGCAATGGTAAAAATGGAATTGGAATCAGTCTGGTTGATAAAACAGAGGTTAAGAGTAGTCCAGAAGTTACCATCAATGCAGGTTCCATCGGCGGTCCTAGTGCAGGCCTTATGTTTACCCTTGAAATTTACGAGCAACTTACAGCTGAGGATTTAAGGCACGGCCAAAAAATTGCAGGGACTGGAACCATTGAGCACGACGGAGTCGTTGGTCGTATTGGTGGCATTGATAAGAAGATTGCTACAGCAAGTAAGAATGGTGCCAAAATCTTTTTTGCTCCAGACGATGAAATCACTGATGACATGAAGAAGGCTGATCCAACCATCAAGAGTAACTATGAAGAAGCCCTAGCAGCTGCTAAGAAATTAAAAACAGATATGAAAATTATTCCCGTTAAAAATGTAAGTGATGCCTTGACTTACCTTAGGGAAAATAAATAA
- the coaD gene encoding pantetheine-phosphate adenylyltransferase: MEHKKIGLFTGSFDPLTNGHLDIIKRASNLFDILYVGLFTNAQKNPLFDLEKRKKMIEEASKSYENVQVISHSNILTAKLARDLKVTSLVRAIRNSEDLNYESEMAFFNKNLADIETIFLPVKADLQYISSSRIKEIFKLGGDVSSYLPENILKEMEKLND, from the coding sequence ATGGAACACAAAAAAATAGGTCTTTTTACCGGGTCATTTGACCCCCTTACAAATGGCCACTTAGACATCATCAAAAGAGCCTCTAATCTCTTTGATATTTTATATGTTGGTCTTTTTACCAATGCCCAAAAAAATCCCCTTTTTGACCTTGAAAAGCGAAAGAAGATGATTGAGGAAGCTAGTAAATCATATGAAAATGTTCAGGTTATTAGCCATTCAAATATTTTGACTGCAAAACTTGCAAGAGATTTAAAAGTTACAAGCCTAGTTCGTGCTATCAGAAATAGTGAGGACTTAAATTATGAAAGTGAGATGGCTTTTTTTAACAAGAATCTAGCGGATATTGAAACCATCTTCCTACCAGTCAAGGCTGACTTGCAGTACATCAGTAGCAGTAGGATTAAGGAAATTTTTAAACTTGGTGGAGATGTGAGCTCTTACCTGCCCGAGAATATTTTAAAGGAAATGGAGAAGCTTAATGACTAA
- the rsmD gene encoding 16S rRNA (guanine(966)-N(2))-methyltransferase RsmD has translation MRVVAGEYGGRPLKSLEGKTTRPTTDKVKGAIFNMIGPYFDGGQVLDLFSGSGSLGIEAISRGMDQATLVERDFRAQKIINENIKMTKEGQKFDLLKMPAEKALKALSGKRKFDLILLDPPYAKEEIIRDINLMRELDLMNESALIVCETDKKVDLPKEIAGFELIKSKVYGISKITIYERT, from the coding sequence ATGAGAGTAGTAGCAGGTGAATACGGGGGGCGTCCCTTAAAATCCTTGGAAGGAAAAACAACAAGGCCTACAACTGATAAGGTTAAGGGAGCAATCTTCAATATGATTGGGCCCTACTTTGATGGGGGTCAGGTGCTTGATCTTTTTTCTGGAAGTGGCTCCCTTGGCATTGAGGCAATTAGCCGGGGTATGGATCAGGCAACCCTTGTAGAACGTGATTTTAGGGCCCAAAAGATAATCAATGAAAATATTAAAATGACCAAGGAAGGTCAGAAATTTGACCTCCTCAAGATGCCAGCTGAAAAGGCTTTGAAGGCCTTAAGTGGTAAAAGAAAGTTTGATTTGATTCTTTTAGATCCCCCTTATGCCAAGGAGGAAATTATTAGGGATATAAATCTTATGAGGGAGCTTGATCTAATGAATGAGTCTGCTCTGATTGTTTGTGAGACTGATAAAAAGGTTGATTTACCAAAGGAGATTGCGGGCTTTGAATTAATTAAATCTAAGGTTTACGGGATTAGTAAAATCACCATTTACGAAAGGACTTAG
- a CDS encoding AAA family ATPase has translation MMKLLLLGPPGSGKSTLARKLAESLNIPTLHLDKIWHETDYSKEAESILRSQQEAFMKEHDSWLIDGNYLGTLDLRLRDADLVVVLECPRYKRIFRIIKRSLKFKKSKATRPDMPEQFEEKFDGEYLEFLKIAFNYDKKLWQALRDNHVENLFVISSASEKEDLLEKLKKLKEDQ, from the coding sequence ATGATGAAATTGCTTTTACTAGGGCCACCGGGAAGTGGTAAGTCGACTTTAGCCAGAAAGCTAGCAGAAAGTTTAAATATACCAACCCTTCATTTGGATAAAATCTGGCATGAGACTGATTACTCCAAAGAGGCTGAATCAATTCTTAGAAGCCAGCAAGAAGCCTTTATGAAAGAGCATGATTCTTGGCTGATTGATGGCAACTACCTGGGGACTTTGGACTTAAGGCTAAGGGATGCTGATTTGGTTGTTGTTCTTGAGTGTCCCAGATACAAAAGAATTTTTAGGATTATTAAAAGGAGCCTTAAATTTAAGAAATCAAAGGCGACTCGTCCTGATATGCCTGAACAGTTCGAGGAAAAATTTGACGGGGAATACTTGGAATTTTTAAAAATTGCCTTTAACTATGATAAAAAATTATGGCAGGCCTTAAGAGATAACCATGTGGAGAATTTATTTGTTATTTCAAGTGCTTCTGAAAAAGAAGACCTCCTAGAAAAACTCAAAAAATTAAAGGAAGACCAGTAG